A DNA window from Luteolibacter luteus contains the following coding sequences:
- the thiE gene encoding thiamine phosphate synthase yields the protein MKLTGQLYAIVDLGYVKPESAVAAATALLAGGADILQLRAKGHAEREIEELAKRILPLCREAGVPFVVNDYPEIAAQVGSDGVHIGQDDGSLAAVRAIVGEQMIVGRSTHSPEQAKAALEEGFDYIGFGPLFPTPTKLGRPGIGMENIPSVQTEVGSKIPVFCIGGIKRANLPEVLAAGASNVVIVSDLLCASEIAVAANEAKHRLLAIEAARPPADL from the coding sequence ATGAAGCTCACCGGGCAGCTCTACGCGATCGTTGATCTCGGCTACGTGAAGCCGGAGAGCGCCGTGGCAGCTGCCACGGCCTTGCTTGCCGGTGGCGCGGATATTCTGCAACTGCGTGCCAAAGGTCATGCGGAGCGGGAGATCGAGGAACTGGCCAAGCGGATCCTGCCGCTGTGCCGTGAGGCCGGTGTGCCCTTCGTGGTGAACGACTATCCGGAGATCGCCGCTCAAGTCGGCTCCGATGGGGTGCATATCGGCCAAGACGATGGCTCGCTTGCCGCAGTCCGCGCGATCGTGGGCGAGCAGATGATCGTAGGCCGGTCCACGCATTCTCCTGAGCAAGCCAAGGCTGCCTTGGAAGAAGGCTTCGATTACATTGGCTTCGGTCCTCTCTTTCCCACTCCGACCAAGCTTGGCCGCCCTGGCATCGGCATGGAGAACATCCCATCCGTCCAAACCGAGGTCGGCAGCAAGATCCCTGTCTTCTGCATCGGGGGGATCAAGCGCGCGAACCTTCCCGAGGTCCTCGCCGCGGGAGCGAGCAATGTTGTGATTGTTTCCGATCTGCTTTGCGCCTCCGAGATCGCAGTGGCTGCGAACGAGGCAAAGCACCGGTTGCTGGCAATCGAGGCGGCCCGGCCTCCGGCAGATCTCTAG
- the accC gene encoding acetyl-CoA carboxylase biotin carboxylase subunit codes for MFKRVLVANRGEIALRIIRACRELGVESVAVYSEADVDSMHVHLADEAVCIGPASSKESYLKPDRIIAAAEITEADAIHPGYGFLSENARFAEICESCNIQFIGPSAKVISMMGDKATARATAVANGVPTTPGSEILADAKEGLSEAKRIGFPVMIKATAGGGGRGMRPCFKEEDFESLFKAASNEALAAFGNGECYLEKLVLNPHHVEFQVIADRHGNFIQLGERDCSMQRRNQKIIEECPSPLLGPELRGRMAEASVNLIKAIGYENAGTIEYLVDDQGKDFYFMEMNTRIQVEHPVTEEVMGCELIKEQIRIAAGEPLSGHVLNATPRGHSIECRINAEDPFNNFCPSPGKIDMWYAPGGKGVRVDTHVYSGYSVPPNYDSMIAKLIVTGANREIAIARMKRALGEFMIRGIKTTIPFQQEIIAHPDFAAGNYDIGWVARYLEERKG; via the coding sequence GCGTGGAATCCGTCGCCGTCTATTCCGAGGCCGACGTTGATTCGATGCACGTCCATCTGGCCGATGAGGCCGTTTGCATCGGGCCCGCATCCAGCAAGGAGAGCTACCTGAAGCCGGACCGGATCATCGCTGCCGCGGAGATCACCGAGGCGGATGCGATTCACCCGGGCTACGGCTTCCTTTCGGAGAACGCGCGCTTCGCCGAGATCTGTGAAAGCTGCAACATCCAGTTCATCGGACCTTCCGCGAAGGTGATCTCGATGATGGGCGACAAGGCCACCGCCCGCGCCACCGCTGTGGCGAACGGTGTGCCCACGACACCTGGCTCCGAGATCCTCGCCGACGCCAAGGAAGGTCTCTCCGAGGCCAAGCGCATCGGCTTCCCGGTGATGATCAAGGCGACCGCCGGTGGCGGTGGCCGCGGGATGCGTCCCTGCTTCAAGGAGGAAGACTTTGAATCGCTCTTCAAGGCAGCGTCGAACGAAGCCCTCGCGGCCTTCGGCAATGGCGAGTGCTATCTGGAAAAACTGGTGCTGAATCCGCACCACGTGGAGTTCCAGGTCATCGCGGACCGCCATGGCAATTTCATCCAGCTCGGCGAGCGTGATTGCTCGATGCAGCGCCGGAACCAGAAGATCATCGAGGAGTGCCCCTCGCCCCTGCTCGGTCCCGAGCTGCGTGGCCGCATGGCGGAAGCTTCGGTGAACCTGATCAAGGCGATCGGCTACGAGAACGCCGGCACCATCGAGTACCTCGTGGATGACCAAGGGAAGGATTTCTACTTCATGGAGATGAACACCCGCATCCAGGTGGAGCATCCCGTGACGGAGGAAGTGATGGGCTGCGAGCTCATCAAGGAGCAGATCCGCATCGCTGCCGGCGAGCCGCTCTCCGGCCACGTGCTGAATGCGACGCCGCGCGGTCACTCGATCGAGTGCCGCATCAATGCGGAAGACCCCTTCAACAACTTCTGCCCCAGCCCGGGCAAGATCGACATGTGGTACGCTCCCGGTGGCAAGGGCGTGCGCGTGGATACCCACGTCTACTCCGGCTACTCGGTGCCGCCGAACTACGACTCGATGATCGCGAAGCTGATCGTCACCGGTGCCAACCGCGAGATCGCAATCGCCCGCATGAAGCGTGCGCTCGGCGAATTCATGATCCGCGGCATCAAGACGACAATCCCCTTCCAACAGGAGATCATCGCGCATCCGGACTTCGCCGCTGGCAACTACGACATCGGTTGGGTCGCCCGTTATCTCGAAGAGCGCAAGGGTTAA